The Thermosynechococcus sp. genome has a segment encoding these proteins:
- the carA gene encoding glutamine-hydrolyzing carbamoyl-phosphate synthase small subunit gives MPTPALLVLADGSVFRGFSFGAPGTAIGEVVFNTGMTGYQEVLTDPSYYGQIVTFTYPELGNTGTTPEDEESDRPQVRGAVARHICDIPSSWRSHQSLPDYLKAHRIPAIYGIDTRALTRKIRTVGAMNGGISTEILDPVELLQKVLAAPRMQGQNLAKVVTTRTPYEWTEPTPPAWEFRPQTATAEPPLTVVAIDFGVKRNILRRLASYGCRVIVVPADTPAETILSYDPDGIFLSNGPGDPAAVQEGIETTRKLLGAQRPMFGICLGHQLLGLSLGAETFKLKFGHRGLNQPAGLTQEVEITSQNHGFAITEESLAQTPVEITHFNLNDKTVAGLKHQTLPIFSVQYHPEASPGPHDADYLFGEFVAQMRAYRQQHPRRQ, from the coding sequence ATGCCTACACCCGCCTTGCTGGTTCTTGCCGATGGTTCAGTGTTTCGCGGTTTTTCCTTTGGGGCACCAGGGACAGCCATTGGGGAGGTGGTCTTTAATACAGGCATGACGGGTTATCAAGAGGTGCTCACCGACCCTAGTTATTATGGTCAAATCGTGACATTCACCTACCCTGAGTTGGGCAATACGGGAACCACTCCCGAAGATGAGGAATCCGATCGCCCCCAAGTGCGCGGTGCTGTCGCTCGCCATATCTGTGACATTCCCAGTAGCTGGCGATCGCACCAATCCTTGCCCGATTACCTCAAAGCCCATCGAATTCCGGCGATTTATGGGATTGACACCCGCGCCCTCACCCGCAAAATTCGGACCGTCGGTGCCATGAACGGCGGCATCTCCACAGAAATCCTGGACCCCGTTGAACTGCTGCAAAAAGTTCTTGCCGCTCCCAGGATGCAGGGACAAAATCTAGCCAAAGTGGTGACCACCCGCACCCCCTATGAATGGACAGAGCCAACGCCCCCCGCTTGGGAATTTCGTCCCCAAACCGCTACCGCAGAACCACCCTTGACGGTTGTGGCCATTGATTTTGGCGTGAAGCGCAATATTCTCCGCCGCTTGGCCAGTTATGGCTGCCGTGTGATTGTCGTGCCGGCGGATACGCCAGCGGAAACGATTCTCAGCTATGACCCCGATGGCATTTTCCTCTCTAATGGCCCGGGTGACCCGGCGGCGGTTCAGGAAGGCATTGAAACCACGCGCAAATTACTAGGGGCGCAGCGTCCCATGTTTGGCATTTGTCTGGGACATCAGTTGTTGGGCCTCTCCTTGGGGGCAGAAACCTTCAAGCTGAAGTTCGGTCACCGGGGGTTGAACCAGCCCGCTGGCCTGACACAGGAAGTGGAAATTACCAGCCAAAACCACGGCTTTGCGATCACCGAGGAATCCCTTGCCCAAACTCCCGTAGAGATTACTCACTTTAACCTCAATGACAAAACCGTTGCGGGTTTGAAGCACCAAACATTGCCAATTTTCTCAGTGCAGTACCACCCGGAGGCCAGCCCTGGCCCCCACGATGCCGATTATCTCTTTGGCGAGTTTGTAGCGCAAATGCGTGCCTATCGTCAACAACATCCCCGCCGCCAATGA
- the hrcA gene encoding heat-inducible transcriptional repressor HrcA: MTIELSDRQKQILGATINHYIATAEPVGSKAIATEYNLNVSPATVRNTMLLLEKSGLLYQPHTSAGRVPSDSGYRVYVDELIEPIPDVARKAESLLSERFVWGQERLEVILRQAAQLLSDLSGYITLISLPNRLERQIRVIQLVSLEPRHVMVILVLDTYETQSALIEFDQGEADPELQQRTLQVLTNFLNHQLQGRSLAELNAIDWQKLDREFQTYSQQLQILLQQLSDRYSHQGASFIISGLADVLQQPEFSQVEQVQMLLHLLEDQQDQLAPLISVNTQASSQVQIRIGSENTLAPMQSCTLVYACYCYGNSPVGSIGILGPTRMPYARIIPLVATAADYLTEQVSRYR, translated from the coding sequence ATGACGATTGAACTCAGCGATCGCCAAAAGCAAATTCTGGGCGCTACGATTAACCATTACATTGCTACGGCCGAACCTGTCGGCTCAAAGGCGATCGCCACCGAATACAACCTCAACGTCAGCCCAGCCACCGTGCGCAATACGATGCTGCTCCTCGAGAAAAGCGGCCTGCTTTACCAGCCCCACACCTCCGCAGGGCGGGTGCCCTCCGATTCTGGCTATCGGGTCTATGTGGATGAACTAATTGAGCCCATCCCCGATGTGGCCCGTAAAGCCGAGAGCCTTTTGAGTGAGCGCTTTGTCTGGGGGCAGGAGCGTTTGGAGGTCATCCTACGCCAAGCAGCACAGTTGCTTTCGGATCTCAGTGGCTACATTACACTAATTAGCTTGCCCAACCGCTTGGAGCGGCAAATTCGCGTCATTCAACTGGTCTCATTGGAGCCGCGCCACGTCATGGTCATCCTTGTTCTAGATACCTATGAGACCCAATCCGCCCTCATTGAGTTTGATCAAGGGGAGGCCGATCCTGAACTGCAGCAGCGCACGCTACAGGTGCTCACAAATTTTCTCAATCATCAATTGCAGGGGCGATCGCTGGCGGAACTCAATGCCATTGACTGGCAAAAGCTTGACCGCGAGTTTCAAACCTACAGCCAGCAGCTGCAGATCCTACTTCAGCAATTGAGCGATCGCTACAGCCACCAAGGGGCCTCCTTTATCATCAGTGGCCTTGCCGATGTGCTGCAGCAGCCAGAGTTTTCCCAGGTGGAGCAGGTCCAAATGCTGCTGCATCTTCTTGAGGATCAACAGGATCAACTGGCTCCCCTGATCAGTGTCAATACCCAAGCCTCCTCCCAAGTGCAAATCCGCATTGGCAGCGAAAATACCCTCGCGCCGATGCAGTCCTGTACATTGGTCTATGCCTGCTATTGCTATGGCAACTCGCCCGTAGGCAGTATTGGCATTCTAGGGCCGACGCGGATGCCCTATGCCCGGATTATTCCCTTAGTGGCCACAGCGGCAGATTATTTGACAGAGCAAGTCAGTCGCTATAGGTAA
- a CDS encoding recombinase family protein, translated as MVIIAYEYIDPLWQPLPNPQGWGQEIDHWVLDVEAARPQLRYWLQRLVPGYWLLQQLSALGQTVMEVSDRLRQLETAGITVIALAEGYVSDRPASGDQLLSLWDQVKQQLHQQTLCHNHARNRLKHRPPPGRAPYGYRRGKEHYVIDRAAAVVVKDFVEHFLLYGSLSAAVRFIAHTHHKRISIATGRRWLTHPVYRGHLYYQGKTVIPQTHTPLIAPDEAAQVDRLLRRQRSLPRRSASAPHPLAGLVICRECQQRFGRTQVQPYRHPGQYAYLRPLHCPLAPKCRSIPYNAALAAVIAQTAERLPPAIAQLCLPSSTLTAAIEVEVIDKQLQQLTELESQGLLDAETAQLRRYKLAGERARIEAQQAQLPPSNLLQLAVTLGQPQFWYQLSAAEQRFYLREFLQAIQVRSRPRQPWSIHLQFIWESPP; from the coding sequence GCCGCAGTTGCGGTACTGGTTGCAGCGGCTAGTGCCTGGGTATTGGCTCTTGCAGCAATTAAGTGCCCTTGGCCAAACGGTGATGGAAGTGAGCGATCGCCTGCGGCAACTGGAGACAGCAGGGATTACCGTGATTGCCCTCGCTGAAGGCTACGTGAGCGATCGCCCCGCCAGTGGCGATCAACTCTTGTCCCTCTGGGATCAGGTTAAGCAGCAACTCCACCAGCAAACCCTCTGCCACAACCACGCTCGTAATCGTCTCAAGCACCGTCCTCCGCCGGGTCGTGCCCCCTATGGCTATCGCCGCGGCAAAGAGCACTATGTGATTGATCGAGCGGCAGCCGTTGTCGTCAAGGATTTTGTTGAGCATTTTCTCCTCTATGGCTCCCTCAGTGCAGCGGTGCGCTTTATTGCCCACACTCACCACAAGCGAATTAGCATAGCCACAGGTCGGCGCTGGCTGACCCACCCCGTCTATCGCGGCCATCTTTACTACCAAGGAAAAACCGTGATTCCCCAGACCCATACCCCCCTGATTGCGCCCGATGAAGCGGCTCAGGTGGATCGGCTGTTGCGGCGCCAACGCTCTCTACCCCGTCGCAGTGCCAGTGCTCCCCATCCTCTGGCAGGATTGGTGATTTGCCGCGAATGTCAGCAACGCTTTGGCCGAACTCAGGTGCAGCCCTATCGCCACCCCGGTCAATATGCCTATTTGCGTCCCCTCCACTGTCCGCTTGCGCCGAAGTGTCGCAGCATTCCCTACAACGCTGCCCTGGCCGCTGTAATTGCTCAAACTGCCGAACGTCTGCCGCCGGCGATCGCTCAACTTTGCCTACCGTCGTCAACCCTCACCGCCGCAATTGAAGTCGAAGTCATTGACAAGCAACTGCAACAACTCACTGAACTAGAAAGCCAAGGTCTCTTAGATGCGGAAACAGCTCAACTGCGCCGTTATAAACTGGCCGGGGAGCGGGCACGAATCGAGGCACAGCAGGCACAACTGCCCCCTAGCAATCTCTTGCAACTAGCGGTTACCCTGGGTCAGCCTCAATTTTGGTACCAACTCTCAGCCGCAGAGCAACGCTTTTATCTACGGGAGTTTTTACAGGCCATACAGGTCCGCAGTCGCCCCCGCCAGCCTTGGTCTATTCACCTACAATTTATTTGGGAATCCCCGCCTTAG